CTTGTGCTGATTTGAGTTGGTTTTGCATTTTCTCCCACGCTGGTGCGTGAGAGCAATTTAGTAGGTGCTAGACTAGTTTGCTCATATTTCAGAGCTGATGGCAGGGGGGCATCTGTTGACACAGATGAAGGTAGGCTTGCAGGAGACTTGGCATGTATCCCTGTGTGCGTAACTGCAGCCAACAGTTTCCCAGAAACAGCTGTTTTTGCTTGGACCTTGGTTAAAAATGGATCAAGCACGGGTGCTACTGTTGGTCTCTCTGTGACCACAAAGGACTTAGGCACAGTAGGAGTAAATACCAAGTGTTTAGTAAGATGAGGTTTTATAGAAGTGGTGGGTGTTTGTACCACTGTAGCATGCGCAGTGACTCCTCCTGAACGGGCACTGCTTCCTGCTGCTGAATCGTTGTAGTTGTTACCAGGTGAAAGCGCTGAGAAAGCTGGCAGTGTGCTGGGCACAAACTGTACTTGTGCTGGCAGTCTTTGAAGTGATGCCATGCTTGGGACACTTTGTGAAGCAGACTGTAAAGGCACGATGTTTGTAGACATCTTCAATGGGTGTTTTATGGTTCCAGCTGAGCGCAAGTTCAAACAACTTGTGCGCTGTGTATTGATGGAGGAAGATGTAGTCACTACGCCTTGGTGAAGGCTGGTTGTTTGCAGCATTAGTTTTATACTGTGCTGACAGTGATCCACAGTCCTTCCCACAGTAAACAGAGGTTGGGCTGGTGTTCCAGAAGCAGGGAGTCTCTTTGCTGACAgtaaagaaattacagaagagCTTGGCTTTTCAGCTGTGAAAAATActtttggggagagagaggggctATGCTGTGTAGACAACACTAATGGTGGCACAGCAGAGGTGAGAGGCTCTGCAAACCCTCCATTAAGCAAAAGGATATCAGTCTCTCTGCTGTCTTGGGAATAGGGAGCAGATAACTGAATCTCTTCAGGCAGACCATGCAGATGGGTGGCCTGCACTGTAGTGCTAACCCTTGTCAGTGGATGCAGCAAGTGATTTGATATTGAGGTCACAGCTTGAAATAAACTAGTACTGGCTGTAGAATTTGTATTAATCACCACTGGCTGAGAAATTACTTCTATTTTCTCTACTGACTGGTTAGAAGCAGCAGAGAGTGTAGTTTCAGGCCTCAAAGGCTTACTAGTGGAATAAGAGGAACTAGTTTTCATTGGAATATTGTGGCTGCTTTCAGGAGTAACCAAATTCAGATCTTGCTTGTTAGTAAAAGATAACACAGTTTTGTGGTCATCCTCACCTTCAGGAGAACGCGGTATCTGGAACTCTGGTGTCTCAGTAGGCAAAAGGATAAATACAGGCTTAACCAGAATTAAGCTAGAAAGATTCAGATTTTTTAAGTTTACAAGATCTAATGCTGAAGAATTGGATGCTGCCAGCATTTGTTGAATGGAAACCAGAGTCCCAATACTGGTGTTTGGGAATCCTGTAGGCAGAGCAGAGTCTTGCATGGGCTGCAAGCACATTATGCCATTACTGTTTCTAAGCAGAAAAGACAAATACTGGGATGATGGTAGGACTGTAAGTTGATTGACTCTAAAGTCACTGAGGTTTTTGGCAGCTGTATCATCCAGCATACCAGACTGCTGAACTAGTGCTTGTGCCACATGTGCCAGGATCTCATGAGAGCCACTGGGCACCACCGGTTCAGGATGTGCTGTTGTTGAGCTGGGCTGCCTTCCTTGTGTGTGGAGCAAGGCCAATTTTGGAGGAAAAGATTCTAGGCTGCCAGGTTGCTGGTTCTGTGAGGCTGAAGAAATAAAGCCATGAAGAGAAACTTTCTGGTTACTGTCATCATACAATCCAGGGGGGCTGGAGGTTGTGCTAGCTTGTGGACCCAGCTCGGGAGAACCAGCCTTATCTATCTGATGCGACAGACTTGTCTTTCCCTTGGAGTCTTTCACCGTGCTCATATGTAGCTTCATAGGGAAGGTTTCCTGAGATCCAGGATGGGTAGAAGTGGCTTGAATCTGAGACCCAGAACTAGTAAAAGCAGATGAAATCTGTACATGAAATCCCTCCTTGGCAGAAGTAGAGACGCCCCTTAGCTGCAATCCAGCATAAACAGGAGCAGATGTAGCTGGTGGCTGATGTCCTGCATGAACAGAATCAAATGTGCTTAGAGGCTGAAGGCCTGCATTCACAAAAGTAGATGTACCTGGAAAGAAGGCAGGTGTTACTCCTCTCTCTCTAGTAGTTTGGGAAAATTTTAACTCTGACATCTGTGACTGGCTTAATGGGAATGAGTTAGCAGAAGGGGATCCAGCTGTTTCAGGTTTCCTAGTAATTGTCTGATGATTAGCATCACCTTGCAAAACTAGCACTCCACTTTGAGAGCTGCTCTTGGTTCCTTGAGAAACATGTTTAGTACAGTTCAGAGTCTGGGACAAAGAGAAGGACTGTGATCTATCAGTTGTTTTCCTGGGCCCTTGAAATGAAGATTGAATTAAGACACTATTAACTAGTGTTTCCAGAGGCATCAATAATGAAGAGTGTACATTGCCCTGTGGGAGTGTCTGGagagcaggcagctggcttggggATCTAGAGCCCTTCATTTCAGCTGCTTTTGAGTTTCTGGCTTTACTGTCTGTTGTTTCTTCCTTCAGAGAGAAAGTAGGGGAAAACTGGACAGCAGTTGATTGCATCATTCTAGAGTAGACTGCATCAAGGTTCCCTGAGGCTGGCTTTTGAAAGAATGCAGGAGTTGTAACTCTAGCATCCACAATTTGAATCTTCTTCAGGGATGCAGGTGTGACACCAGCTTTGCTATCAGGCTGGCCTTCTACATTTGTGTCTTTCAGCCTTTTGCTAGCTGAAGGCGTTAATGTTGGTAACCAATCCACCCTAGCACTTTCAAGAGCCATCTTAACTGTGCTAGAAAATGGAGagcctgctgcttcttttcttggAGTATGGAAATTGACTGTTGAAGTCAAAAGAGACATTTTAGGACTTGGCACCTCTGTCTGCTTGATAGCAGGAATAGAAAAGACAGCTGCAAACTCCAGAGAATCTTGACGCATACCCCCACTGTGACTGGGCTGGGGCAAACCAGCACCAGAGCTGGGAGGTTTAATACTGGGCtcagtattattttctctttctggttTACCTGGTAATGACTTGCTTGGCTGCTCCTGGTGCCTGGTTGACTGTGATCCTTGCCTTGAGATAGGGAGGCCTGGGCTACTCAAAAGCCTGCTAGGAAATGTGCCTCCATCCTGGAATtttaaagctgctgcttctttctgcaaTTGATAAGCACCCCCCAGATGTCTAGCCAATCCTTTAGGCACCACAGCCGATAATTTCGCAGCTTCCTCTGTTTGCACAGGAATGAAGTCAGCTGTCACTTCAGTGGTAGAGTCAACTGCTGGAGTCTGAAAATCAAAGGTCACCTCGTCTAAATTATCTTCTGTAATGGAAAGCACTTCACTGGTCActgggctgctctcagctctcagTTGGGCTTCTCCAGGAAAGTTCTGGTCTAACAGTTCACTGCCATGCTCTTCATTTCTGGAGGCACCTAATGAACAGAAAACAAGCCCTGTGTCTCTTTACTGTACATCAGCTTTTAATAGTCTGCAGCAGCACTTGGCAACAGGCTGAAAGAGAAGTGGAAAGTTAAGTAGCCACTAGTTCCATTCAGAAGCATACAAAAGGGAGGACCAGCACCTCTGGCACTGCCATTCTTAAGGCCAGTTGCTATAAATATGATCTCTAGCTGTTTACATTCAATATCATGTAAAGATGACACTTCATACCTGCACCCTACTGATGCAAAAGATTAACCAGTCAGAATAGAACCCTTTATCTTAACTGTTCAAAGGCACGAATGGCAGCCTAAGATGCAGGGAGAATGAAGCCCTaaggctgctcagggccaggCTGGCAAatcttaaaaagcaaagcaagattAAAACATACATTAAAGAGCTCACTCACCTGGCCCTCCTTAATCACTCCTCCTCTCCCATTATCCCAATCCTATGCTGAGTTTCCTGATTTATGCTGGCTGACCAGGCCACCTGTAATTGTCCTGTTTCCACTGAGTCTCAGAAATCAGAGGCAgaaaaagacactgaaaacaaAGTTCCCTTTTTAAGAACCGAACCCTAAAACAGGTACACTAGCCTTACAAATTGCACAATAGCCTTCTCCTAAACTTAGGACATCATCACAACCTTTTAGCTTGAGGAAGCTTTGGAACAGGCTACATGAGGTTCAGTACCATTGCAGTATGAAGCTGTTGTGTTTTGCCTAAGTGACACAAAGCAGAATACAGTAACCTCTCTGCTTCTAAATTCTCAAATCAAAAGCAGACACTTGGCCATTTTAGAGGCAGACTCATGACTGAAATGGCTACTGTTttatgaacagatttttttttctctttcacatttaCAGGGTCCACATTCCTAAGCATGCTTGCTGACCATGGGctgaaatattaatgtattttccTCCCCACAAAAGTTTAAGCATTTCCCCCTAGGCACCTGCCAGCAAATACAGGTATAGAAAAGCTAAGAGGTGATTTTGGTATGTAGTTAAATTGTGCTTTTGACAAAGACAAAGCAGAGGTCAGCCAGCTGCAATTCAGATGGCATCCCAGGGGGTCATGTCCGAGAGTTGTGCCTTGACAGCTTCTCTGTGGTCATTTGATGAACTGGTACTACTTTGGTTAGTTACAAGCAAGCTAAACTAATATAAAGGGAAGCCAAAAAACTAGTTTAttgctaaaaaaagaaacagaagttaacAGATGATGGAGATGGCATTACATGTATAAAATAGTCTGAATTGTCATTTTGTACAGGAAAACAGAACTCCCGCAGTTTGGCCTGAACTtgaagaaatgcaagaaatgGTACAGACAAACTCAAGTACTTAACTGAATCAAGGTCTCAAGTACTTAACTGAATCAAGGTCTCAAGTACTTAACTGAATCAAGGTCTCAGATAGAGCAAGTGTTATAAATAGACACCAACACATCTTTGCATGGGAAAAAAGgtgcataaagaaaaaaaaacaaggaccAGAATTACAAGACAGATAGAATACTCTTTGAATGCAGCCAAGCTTATCTTTACTCAAGAGTTTACTCAAGTCCTGATTAAAATACACAAGACTACTTTCATGAGCCAAGTTAAATTTATGAATGCTTGCAGGGTATGCTCATAAACAGACAACATGAGGTAGAAAGCAAAGACTGACTGGTCTCCTGCTGTGAGTGACAGCAGCCCCAAGAACTCATTTGAAGCATGACAGCATTACAGACTCATCATTGATTTCAAGCCGTCAGAAATATTTGGCAAGACAGCTGTTTCTAGAGAAAAATGCAGAACAATGTGCTACTGCACAGTGAAGAGGGAAGATCTTGCTTAAAGTAATAAATAGGAACAATGGTGCCCAGAAAACTGGACTGTAAACCAGAGTTCAGCAGATGAATTAGATCCTCCGTTCCACTATTAACCTACTACGTGATaagtcaccccccccccccttgatttatttatttttgctttccccCCAGCCAAAGGTGAGCACACTCTTTAGGTCATGGACTGTCTCTTAGCTTGGGTACGTAGCACAACTGGGCCCCGATTTGGAGTCACTAACACTCCCATAACAGAAATCATTTAATTCAATATCTTGAGCCTTCCAGAACAGCTGTACAAACAGAATAGTTGGTCCCTCATCTCACTGTCATCACACACCTGAGACTGATGGCAAAACATCTAACAGTTTTTCCTTCACAAATACTGTAGGAGAAGGCGGCAGGAAGACAGCACTTGAGGTTAAAACTAAATGCATCACTCACCAGACAAATCCAGTAGTTCAGCTGCAAACAAAATAAAGATGGGAAATTTTTCCTGCATCTCGTGAAGCAGCTCCTGAGTCAGCCCAATAACAGTATATTCAGACAGGTAGCTGCCGGCCAAGGAGTCACTGCTGTCTTTTAGCAATGGGCATTTGCAGTGTTTGTTCTGGATGGGCAGGGTATTGGGTTACTTTATAACAGCTTAGGCCAGACAGCAACCAATAATctgtctccccccacccccaccccccacaaaaAAAGCCCGCACCAGTTGGCATCAATTGATTTTTAACAAGAAGGCTGTTTCCAGAAGTTCCACCTTTCCAAGTTTTACTCAGCTTATTCCTCTGGCTGATAGCCTAAACATTGCCTTCCCTATCCTGTCTTCGTACAGCTGGCAGTGAGGCCAAGTCTATATTACTGTGTTATCTAGACTAAAACAGACAATATCTTGTGTCCTAGGTACTGTAATTAAATTGTGATTTACAGTTCAATCCATATCACACTGACAGATAAGAAGCAGCACAATAAATCAGTAGATACTGGAATTGGAACTGTTAGGACTAAACAGCATGAAACTTGACAATTATAACCAGAGGAATAATTCTAAGGGAAAGAGTAGTATTACTCTGTCTTTGCAGACTGCTTATGCCCTGAAAGGGCACTTCTCTACATTATATATAGGATAATCTATACTATAGATCATGTGCATCTGCTTATTTGTAAAGAGCCTATTTGTTAAATTCAACAGCCTTCAGCCACCAGTACTATAGCTGCTCTTCTGTCAACACCACCACCATAGAGTCCTCACTAGATATGCTTTCCAGAAGGTCTTAAACACCAGCTAAAGCTGTGTTTTTATGATTCACAGACAATTAATGTGTATTCCTTGTGCTTCACCTTGACTCTAAGGCTCTCTGTTTTATGGCTGACAGTAAATTTCAGCAATAAAGCCACTATGCTTTAGTGCAGAAACCAGCCTTTTCAGACCGACCTCTTACTCACAAGGTTTAAACTGCCTTTTTGGAACAATATGTAAGAGGTAAGAGCAATGCATTACTGGCTTTCTTTCCAAGTTACATTTGCAGTTACTATTAATTCATTATCAACCTCT
This genomic window from Dromaius novaehollandiae isolate bDroNov1 chromosome 21, bDroNov1.hap1, whole genome shotgun sequence contains:
- the TTC12 gene encoding tetratricopeptide repeat protein 12 isoform X4; translated protein: MAKRSAPPFSSGLVVCAGSVRRRELRLSRCRELLPGAIANLVEGLKSTDPAIQEKALAETEKRLCDEEASEEEECKTKVNRTAINTRPSGMENVETVNSDGFLAVLEKDARERAKRRKRNEHLANALKEKGNDAFRKGDYVTAIQKYTEGLEKLKDKQELYTNRAQAYMKMHEYEKAIGDCEWALKCNEKCIKAYFQMGKAHLALKHFSESRQCYQKILEIDPRKESLFKNCMNELNLEEKRMNEEERALKEFQSGGIKVLTGAIRDCTEQTLFRTNDGFSIINDNKVIRQGFCAERKDAAEVELSVSLVFLWQAVCTGNEENQRLLLTHPDMNVQLSKLLSSGVPEIQKETLALISLYSETENGRRLLVRHQDLTKWLQVLMMFVNSPDARASRAMNILTDLTKEENFKTQCRMKFSTDVLPLFSQLLTSAKLVNWTALAHCIGIMGDLCADVVMRKQMADCQECWQACLKLVDECLGGSAPKYHECLFAVLGLIMNLLLESNEAIQYFAVDVSRRCMPLLSSKDGRIVTRAIGVLSRILPASSLAIEEVVKGGVVKKMIKFLKAGGQITSSYAVKTLCICTKSNSQAQEEVVKSDKSASRNEEHGSELLDQNFPGEAQLRAESSPVTSEVLSITEDNLDEVTFDFQTPAVDSTTEVTADFIPVQTEEAAKLSAVVPKGLARHLGGAYQLQKEAAALKFQDGGTFPSRLLSSPGLPISRQGSQSTRHQEQPSKSLPGKPERENNTEPSIKPPSSGAGLPQPSHSGGMRQDSLEFAAVFSIPAIKQTEVPSPKMSLLTSTVNFHTPRKEAAGSPFSSTVKMALESARVDWLPTLTPSASKRLKDTNVEGQPDSKAGVTPASLKKIQIVDARVTTPAFFQKPASGNLDAVYSRMMQSTAVQFSPTFSLKEETTDSKARNSKAAEMKGSRSPSQLPALQTLPQGNVHSSLLMPLETLVNSVLIQSSFQGPRKTTDRSQSFSLSQTLNCTKHVSQGTKSSSQSGVLVLQGDANHQTITRKPETAGSPSANSFPLSQSQMSELKFSQTTRERGVTPAFFPGTSTFVNAGLQPLSTFDSVHAGHQPPATSAPVYAGLQLRGVSTSAKEGFHVQISSAFTSSGSQIQATSTHPGSQETFPMKLHMSTVKDSKGKTSLSHQIDKAGSPELGPQASTTSSPPGLYDDSNQKVSLHGFISSASQNQQPGSLESFPPKLALLHTQGRQPSSTTAHPEPVVPSGSHEILAHVAQALVQQSGMLDDTAAKNLSDFRVNQLTVLPSSQYLSFLLRNSNGIMCLQPMQDSALPTGFPNTSIGTLVSIQQMLAASNSSALDLVNLKNLNLSSLILVKPVFILLPTETPEFQIPRSPEGEDDHKTVLSFTNKQDLNLVTPESSHNIPMKTSSSYSTSKPLRPETTLSAASNQSVEKIEVISQPVVINTNSTASTSLFQAVTSISNHLLHPLTRVSTTVQATHLHGLPEEIQLSAPYSQDSRETDILLLNGGFAEPLTSAVPPLVLSTQHSPSLSPKVFFTAEKPSSSVISLLSAKRLPASGTPAQPLFTVGRTVDHCQHSIKLMLQTTSLHQGVVTTSSSINTQRTSCLNLRSAGTIKHPLKMSTNIVPLQSASQSVPSMASLQRLPAQVQFVPSTLPAFSALSPGNNYNDSAAGSSARSGGVTAHATVVQTPTTSIKPHLTKHLVFTPTVPKSFVVTERPTVAPVLDPFLTKVQAKTAVSGKLLAAVTHTGIHAKSPASLPSSVSTDAPLPSALKYEQTSLAPTKLLSRTSVGENAKPTQISTSARKIGASALLGTSVSLPAMFNTRTQQPSAAVLGSKVALTLVQPSVPAGSVALEREPKLTPSTLQSPSATTFLFTAKNDHTTASVTKKKVFLLPVSTIRSDPYMVLPTAAKVNKATVVSPSIGKSDGVLMKEEYSAATGRLPIQAPVFSSHQASASLQSHPLEKILLVDNTEQQPGHSNPDTGFMQVTGSSTTKVVNKVIYQSPDLNAVAVNDAEMLLNQFLPSPQSPSYSSRILVALTPERNSLPDVMNTGQSEKPFLNAETEEMFKTNEVTEEAAEGLVTVLTLLDSEPRLLLSESRQRSVLQSDDVLLNGHAVVTDVCGSDNYTVQMSLRPAREASSEVRGSLLSQETFLALITLQSNSSHPVLQIRSCCVTPTTMPEGPDATCCLFHRLPSECRHIQLLQSSQSRAASFAIQVFQMLNHSVAYLHCELNVCLHGKTGCEQDCFESVEMLPPPSDRNSYGNLHNLISFGPILRTKNRFLYKPVEGPDSAMLVPVLLGSLTGFAVLGGAFLSLWLHHRRSTKNLGYPPLGEIQGL
- the TTC12 gene encoding tetratricopeptide repeat protein 12 isoform X7, producing MAKRSAPPFSSGLVVCAGSVRRRELRLSRCRELLPGAIANLVEGLKSTDPAIQEKALAETEKRLCDEEASEEEECKTKVNRTAINTRPSGMENVETVNSDGFLAVLEKDARERAKRRKRNEHLANALKEKGNDAFRKGDYVTAIQKYTEGLEKLKDKQELYTNRAQAYMKMHEYEKAIGDCEWALKCNEKCIKAYFQMGKAHLALKHFSESRQCYQKILEIDPRKESLFKNCMNELNLEEKRMNEEERALKEFQSGKFTALSVKELLHKLDRPDQNILYYTGGIKVLTGAIRDCTEQTLFRTNDGFSIINDNKVIRHFKTQCRMKFSTDVLPLFSQLLTSAKLVNWTALAHCIGIMGDLCADVVMRKQMADCQECWQACLKLVDECLGGSAPKYHECLFAVLGLIMNLLLESNEAIQYFAVDVSRRCMPLLSSKDGRIVTRAIGVLSRILPASSLAIEEVVKGGVVKKMIKFLKAGGQITSSYAVKTLCICTKSNSQAQEEVVKSDKSASRNEEHGSELLDQNFPGEAQLRAESSPVTSEVLSITEDNLDEVTFDFQTPAVDSTTEVTADFIPVQTEEAAKLSAVVPKGLARHLGGAYQLQKEAAALKFQDGGTFPSRLLSSPGLPISRQGSQSTRHQEQPSKSLPGKPERENNTEPSIKPPSSGAGLPQPSHSGGMRQDSLEFAAVFSIPAIKQTEVPSPKMSLLTSTVNFHTPRKEAAGSPFSSTVKMALESARVDWLPTLTPSASKRLKDTNVEGQPDSKAGVTPASLKKIQIVDARVTTPAFFQKPASGNLDAVYSRMMQSTAVQFSPTFSLKEETTDSKARNSKAAEMKGSRSPSQLPALQTLPQGNVHSSLLMPLETLVNSVLIQSSFQGPRKTTDRSQSFSLSQTLNCTKHVSQGTKSSSQSGVLVLQGDANHQTITRKPETAGSPSANSFPLSQSQMSELKFSQTTRERGVTPAFFPGTSTFVNAGLQPLSTFDSVHAGHQPPATSAPVYAGLQLRGVSTSAKEGFHVQISSAFTSSGSQIQATSTHPGSQETFPMKLHMSTVKDSKGKTSLSHQIDKAGSPELGPQASTTSSPPGLYDDSNQKVSLHGFISSASQNQQPGSLESFPPKLALLHTQGRQPSSTTAHPEPVVPSGSHEILAHVAQALVQQSGMLDDTAAKNLSDFRVNQLTVLPSSQYLSFLLRNSNGIMCLQPMQDSALPTGFPNTSIGTLVSIQQMLAASNSSALDLVNLKNLNLSSLILVKPVFILLPTETPEFQIPRSPEGEDDHKTVLSFTNKQDLNLVTPESSHNIPMKTSSSYSTSKPLRPETTLSAASNQSVEKIEVISQPVVINTNSTASTSLFQAVTSISNHLLHPLTRVSTTVQATHLHGLPEEIQLSAPYSQDSRETDILLLNGGFAEPLTSAVPPLVLSTQHSPSLSPKVFFTAEKPSSSVISLLSAKRLPASGTPAQPLFTVGRTVDHCQHSIKLMLQTTSLHQGVVTTSSSINTQRTSCLNLRSAGTIKHPLKMSTNIVPLQSASQSVPSMASLQRLPAQVQFVPSTLPAFSALSPGNNYNDSAAGSSARSGGVTAHATVVQTPTTSIKPHLTKHLVFTPTVPKSFVVTERPTVAPVLDPFLTKVQAKTAVSGKLLAAVTHTGIHAKSPASLPSSVSTDAPLPSALKYEQTSLAPTKLLSRTSVGENAKPTQISTSARKIGASALLGTSVSLPAMFNTRTQQPSAAVLGSKVALTLVQPSVPAGSVALEREPKLTPSTLQSPSATTFLFTAKNDHTTASVTKKKVFLLPVSTIRSDPYMVLPTAAKVNKATVVSPSIGKSDGVLMKEEYSAATGRLPIQAPVFSSHQASASLQSHPLEKILLVDNTEQQPGHSNPDTGFMQVTGSSTTKVVNKVIYQSPDLNAVAVNDAEMLLNQFLPSPQSPSYSSRILVALTPERNSLPDVMNTGQSEKPFLNAETEEMFKTNEVTEEAAEGLVTVLTLLDSEPRLLLSESRQRSVLQSDDVLLNGHAVVTDVCGSDNYTVQMSLRPAREASSEVRGSLLSQETFLALITLQSNSSHPVLQIRSCCVTPTTMPEGPDATCCLFHRLPSECRHIQLLQSSQSRAASFAIQVFQMLNHSVAYLHCELNVCLHGKTGCEQDCFESVEMLPPPSDRNSYGNLHNLISFGPILRTKNRFLYKPVEGPDSAMLVPVLLGSLTGFAVLGGAFLSLWLHHRRSTKNLGYPPLGEIQGL
- the TTC12 gene encoding tetratricopeptide repeat protein 12 isoform X1, giving the protein MAKRSAPPFSSGLVVCAGSVRRRELRLSRCRELLPGAIANLVEGLKSTDPAIQEKALAETEKRLCDEEASEEEECKTKVNRTAINTRPSGMENVETVNSDGFLAVLEKDARERAKRRKRNEHLANALKEKGNDAFRKGDYVTAIQKYTEGLEKLKDKQELYTNRAQAYMKMHEYEKAIGDCEWALKCNEKCIKAYFQMGKAHLALKHFSESRQCYQKILEIDPRKESLFKNCMNELNLEEKRMNEEERALKEFQSGKFTALSVKELLHKLDRPDQNILYYTGGIKVLTGAIRDCTEQTLFRTNDGFSIINDNKVIRQGFCAERKDAAEVELSVSLVFLWQAVCTGNEENQRLLLTHPDMNVQLSKLLSSGVPEIQKETLALISLYSETENGRRLLVRHQDLTKWLQVLMMFVNSPDARASRAMNILTDLTKEENFKTQCRMKFSTDVLPLFSQLLTSAKLVNWTALAHCIGIMGDLCADVVMRKQMADCQECWQACLKLVDECLGGSAPKYHECLFAVLGLIMNLLLESNEAIQYFAVDVSRRCMPLLSSKDGRIVTRAIGVLSRILPASSLAIEEVVKGGVVKKMIKFLKAGGQITSSYAVKTLCICTKSNSQAQEEVVKSDKSASRNEEHGSELLDQNFPGEAQLRAESSPVTSEVLSITEDNLDEVTFDFQTPAVDSTTEVTADFIPVQTEEAAKLSAVVPKGLARHLGGAYQLQKEAAALKFQDGGTFPSRLLSSPGLPISRQGSQSTRHQEQPSKSLPGKPERENNTEPSIKPPSSGAGLPQPSHSGGMRQDSLEFAAVFSIPAIKQTEVPSPKMSLLTSTVNFHTPRKEAAGSPFSSTVKMALESARVDWLPTLTPSASKRLKDTNVEGQPDSKAGVTPASLKKIQIVDARVTTPAFFQKPASGNLDAVYSRMMQSTAVQFSPTFSLKEETTDSKARNSKAAEMKGSRSPSQLPALQTLPQGNVHSSLLMPLETLVNSVLIQSSFQGPRKTTDRSQSFSLSQTLNCTKHVSQGTKSSSQSGVLVLQGDANHQTITRKPETAGSPSANSFPLSQSQMSELKFSQTTRERGVTPAFFPGTSTFVNAGLQPLSTFDSVHAGHQPPATSAPVYAGLQLRGVSTSAKEGFHVQISSAFTSSGSQIQATSTHPGSQETFPMKLHMSTVKDSKGKTSLSHQIDKAGSPELGPQASTTSSPPGLYDDSNQKVSLHGFISSASQNQQPGSLESFPPKLALLHTQGRQPSSTTAHPEPVVPSGSHEILAHVAQALVQQSGMLDDTAAKNLSDFRVNQLTVLPSSQYLSFLLRNSNGIMCLQPMQDSALPTGFPNTSIGTLVSIQQMLAASNSSALDLVNLKNLNLSSLILVKPVFILLPTETPEFQIPRSPEGEDDHKTVLSFTNKQDLNLVTPESSHNIPMKTSSSYSTSKPLRPETTLSAASNQSVEKIEVISQPVVINTNSTASTSLFQAVTSISNHLLHPLTRVSTTVQATHLHGLPEEIQLSAPYSQDSRETDILLLNGGFAEPLTSAVPPLVLSTQHSPSLSPKVFFTAEKPSSSVISLLSAKRLPASGTPAQPLFTVGRTVDHCQHSIKLMLQTTSLHQGVVTTSSSINTQRTSCLNLRSAGTIKHPLKMSTNIVPLQSASQSVPSMASLQRLPAQVQFVPSTLPAFSALSPGNNYNDSAAGSSARSGGVTAHATVVQTPTTSIKPHLTKHLVFTPTVPKSFVVTERPTVAPVLDPFLTKVQAKTAVSGKLLAAVTHTGIHAKSPASLPSSVSTDAPLPSALKYEQTSLAPTKLLSRTSVGENAKPTQISTSARKIGASALLGTSVSLPAMFNTRTQQPSAAVLGSKVALTLVQPSVPAGSVALEREPKLTPSTLQSPSATTFLFTAKNDHTTASVTKKKVFLLPVSTIRSDPYMVLPTAAKVNKATVVSPSIGKSDGVLMKEEYSAATGRLPIQAPVFSSHQASASLQSHPLEKILLVDNTEQQPGHSNPDTGFMQVTGSSTTKVVNKVIYQSPDLNAVAVNDAEMLLNQFLPSPQSPSYSSRILVALTPERNSLPDVMNTGQSEKPFLNAETEEMFKTNEVTEEAAEGLVTVLTLLDSEPRLLLSESRQRSVLQSDDVLLNGHAVVTDVCGSDNYTVQMSLRPAREASSEVRGSLLSQETFLALITLQSNSSHPVLQIRSCCVTPTTMPEGPDATCCLFHRLPSECRHIQLLQSSQSRAASFAIQVFQMLNHSVAYLHCELNVCLHGKTGCEQDCFESVEMLPPPSDRNSYGNLHNLISFGPILRTKNRFLYKPVEGPDSAMLVPVLLGSLTGFAVLGGAFLSLWLHHRRSTKNLGYPPLGEIQGL